The following coding sequences are from one Bradyrhizobium sp. 200 window:
- a CDS encoding MupA/Atu3671 family FMN-dependent luciferase-like monooxygenase, translating to MVQDSYPLSPLQQGMLFHHLEARARGVDVEQLEIRLNEPIDTNRLADAWARVAKQQPILRTRFRWEGLKAPLQEVLHEIVVPFEIRDLSAMTPEEQAEALSRFLAEDRSRAFALDVAPLWRVTVLQLGGDRRQIVFTYSHAILDSCFASVVKEVFDICAATARGEPPSFEARPAYREHIDWLQQHLTTNAAAAEAYWRNSLVGFRTPTNLEALRIPTSHEQPAAGHATLALALSPTDTSKLHALCERESLRTPVLVEAAWALVLSAFSAQDDVAYGVIRACRRSSIEGANRILGLFINTVPMRVKLPFELPVLELCRQLREQQIELQRFEHTPLVDILRASEVSRGQSLFDSIIVFNPQTDDARLKSFGPEWQHRESMMHHQTNFPFNVMAYDGPQLTFTLSYDTSCFAPAAVERIADLLQAILVAIAHRPETRLGDMPRLPSEDARSTLRIWNDTAKPLAGPHCVHEAFEAQADRTPDAIALVDGDRSLTYRDLDRRANHLAQALIANGARPDQMVGIYVERSIEMMVGLLGILKAGAAYVPMDPSYPSERIALMLEDTRARLVVTTTNLAGSLPPHSHALCVDAAAEPGEAARPRVAMTGEHLAYVIFTSGSTGRPKGVMIEHRNVANFFTAMDQVLGTEPGVWLATTSISFDISVLELFWTLARGFTVAIQQEPERLARAATRTGLDARPIDFSLFYFAADAAEAAGGKYRLLLEGAKYADEHGFSAVWTPERHFHPFGGLYPNAALTGAAVAAVTRRIGIRAGSVVLPLHNPIRVAEEWSVVDNLSNGRVGLSFASGWHARDFVLQPENYKNRRELMASGIETVKALWRGEAVKAIGGDGQPVEVKTFPPPVQREPKMWVTASSAPETFALAGRLGANVLTNLLVMKPEQLVENVAIYRKAWTDAGHDGAGIVTLMLHTFVAPDVDAVRNKVRGPFLEYLKTSTDLISKMRWELTAFAKGDDRKEQAAPNMSLADLEPEELDAIMEHAFDRYFKTAGLFGSPTSCMATIEKLKQFGVDEIACLIDFGVAADDVLASLPYLDELRRMSNPSVTPVSNAPVLDIPSQIRSHGVTHLQATPSLASMLVADEASLDALGSLRKLLVGGEPLPRTLVERLRTSYRGEIHNMYGPTETCIWSTTSPVGGADDPITIGRPVANTTVYVVDRSLRPLPVGVPGEILIGGAGVARGYLERPELTLERFVPDPFGGPESRLYRTGDLGQWLPDGTLAYLGRHDHQVKIRGHRIEPGEIEAVLNRHPSVRQSAVVAGPDAAGAQRLIAYVVAPTQGSAPTTAHWETIWDETYRHDGASETAGWRSSYTGDPIPEAQMREWIECTAERIQRLRPRRVLEVGFGTGMVLFRIAPGCELYHGIDLSAAALARVKAEADRRGLGGVVLEQRAADTLAALEGGPFDTIVINSVVQYFPGVEYLLDVLVAAFERLAPGGAIFVGDVRSRALLEAMLCEIELQKASSDAPAGELQARLKKRLDEESELVLDPNLFLSLRQRLPEVEDVQVELKLGRQPSEMTRFRYDVVIRKRGGMPRLPMVTNTRRAPEPCTLEALKTMVRSEPASLRITGIPNARVSAPLAALRALNARSPADRLGEIAVGPSSLPSGIDPEDVRVLDANYEVAVDWSDAGPGYFDAVFRLRKAAEAAVAPTEMAATERASRRDLAAADLSTYANRPALRAVAGANLVPALRQHLRSSLPEYMIPSAFVPLEALPLTPNGKLDRQGLPSPDGARQETATPFIPPATEVERKLAAIFRELLGMNEIGVDDNFFDLGANSLMMVRVVEKIRAELGLKMSLVRVFQFPTLGSLAAAIAGSETDPGHAAVPPEQNRGQLRREMMQRRREVRGGR from the coding sequence ATGGTTCAGGACAGTTACCCTCTTTCGCCGCTTCAGCAAGGCATGCTGTTTCATCACCTCGAGGCTCGCGCCCGGGGCGTGGACGTCGAGCAGCTCGAAATACGGCTCAATGAACCAATCGACACGAACCGCCTCGCCGACGCCTGGGCAAGGGTTGCGAAGCAGCAGCCGATCCTGCGCACCCGATTCCGCTGGGAAGGACTGAAAGCTCCGCTTCAGGAGGTCTTGCACGAGATCGTGGTCCCGTTCGAGATACGCGACCTGTCGGCGATGACGCCAGAGGAGCAGGCAGAGGCACTGAGCCGTTTCCTTGCCGAAGATCGATCGCGTGCCTTCGCGCTGGACGTTGCACCGCTGTGGCGCGTGACGGTGCTGCAGCTCGGCGGCGATCGCCGCCAGATCGTCTTCACCTATTCGCACGCGATCCTCGATTCCTGTTTCGCCTCCGTTGTGAAAGAGGTGTTCGACATCTGCGCCGCGACAGCGCGCGGTGAGCCACCGTCGTTCGAAGCGCGCCCGGCATACCGGGAGCATATCGACTGGCTGCAACAGCATCTGACGACCAACGCCGCGGCAGCCGAGGCTTACTGGCGCAATTCTCTGGTCGGTTTCCGGACGCCGACCAATCTCGAGGCGCTACGAATTCCAACTTCGCATGAGCAACCCGCGGCGGGTCACGCCACGCTGGCACTTGCACTCTCGCCAACCGATACGAGCAAGTTGCATGCGCTCTGCGAACGGGAATCGCTGCGGACGCCCGTCTTGGTCGAGGCCGCGTGGGCGCTCGTGCTCTCGGCATTCTCGGCCCAGGACGATGTCGCCTATGGCGTCATCAGAGCCTGCCGCCGGTCGTCGATCGAAGGTGCTAATCGTATTCTCGGGCTGTTCATCAATACGGTGCCGATGCGGGTCAAGCTTCCCTTCGAGCTGCCCGTGCTCGAACTCTGCCGCCAGTTGCGCGAGCAGCAGATCGAGCTGCAACGGTTCGAACACACCCCGCTCGTCGATATTCTTCGCGCCAGCGAGGTCAGTCGCGGGCAGTCACTATTCGACTCCATCATCGTCTTCAATCCTCAAACCGACGATGCACGCCTGAAATCGTTCGGTCCGGAATGGCAGCATCGCGAGTCCATGATGCACCACCAGACCAATTTCCCGTTCAACGTGATGGCCTATGACGGCCCCCAGTTGACCTTCACGCTGTCCTACGACACGAGCTGTTTTGCACCCGCCGCCGTCGAGCGAATCGCCGACCTGCTGCAAGCGATCCTTGTCGCGATAGCGCACCGGCCTGAGACCAGGCTCGGCGATATGCCACGGCTGCCGTCGGAGGATGCGCGATCGACGCTCCGGATCTGGAATGATACGGCAAAACCGCTGGCGGGGCCGCACTGCGTGCACGAGGCGTTTGAAGCACAGGCCGACCGCACACCGGATGCGATCGCGCTTGTCGACGGCGACCGCTCGCTCACCTACCGCGACCTGGATCGCCGTGCCAATCATCTGGCCCAAGCCCTGATCGCTAACGGCGCGAGACCCGACCAGATGGTCGGCATCTACGTCGAGCGGTCGATCGAAATGATGGTCGGTCTGCTGGGCATCCTCAAGGCTGGTGCAGCCTATGTGCCGATGGATCCGTCCTACCCCAGTGAGCGAATCGCACTGATGCTCGAGGACACGCGAGCCCGCCTGGTGGTAACGACCACGAACCTGGCTGGCTCGCTGCCGCCTCACAGCCATGCGCTGTGTGTAGACGCGGCCGCGGAACCCGGAGAAGCGGCTCGGCCGCGCGTGGCCATGACCGGCGAACACCTTGCCTATGTCATCTTTACGTCGGGCTCCACCGGTCGTCCCAAGGGGGTCATGATCGAACACCGCAACGTCGCGAATTTCTTCACAGCCATGGACCAGGTGTTGGGGACGGAACCCGGCGTCTGGCTCGCAACCACCAGCATCTCCTTCGACATTTCGGTATTGGAGTTGTTTTGGACGCTGGCGCGCGGCTTCACCGTGGCCATCCAGCAGGAGCCCGAGCGGCTGGCGCGCGCGGCGACGAGGACGGGACTGGACGCGAGGCCGATCGATTTCAGTCTATTTTACTTTGCCGCCGATGCTGCCGAGGCGGCCGGCGGCAAGTACCGCCTGTTGCTTGAAGGAGCAAAGTATGCCGACGAGCACGGTTTCTCCGCCGTGTGGACGCCGGAGCGTCATTTCCATCCTTTCGGCGGCCTGTACCCTAACGCGGCCTTGACTGGCGCCGCAGTCGCAGCGGTTACCCGGCGCATCGGCATCCGGGCGGGGAGCGTCGTGCTGCCGCTGCACAATCCGATTCGTGTCGCAGAGGAATGGTCCGTCGTGGACAACCTCTCTAACGGCCGGGTGGGGCTGAGCTTCGCCTCTGGATGGCACGCCCGCGACTTCGTGCTGCAGCCGGAGAACTACAAGAATCGCCGTGAGCTTATGGCCAGCGGCATCGAAACCGTGAAGGCGCTCTGGCGCGGCGAGGCGGTCAAGGCGATTGGCGGCGACGGTCAGCCGGTTGAAGTAAAAACTTTTCCACCTCCAGTGCAACGCGAACCCAAGATGTGGGTGACCGCAAGCTCTGCGCCGGAGACCTTTGCGCTTGCCGGACGGCTGGGCGCCAACGTGCTGACAAACCTTTTGGTGATGAAGCCCGAGCAACTTGTTGAGAACGTTGCCATCTACCGCAAGGCCTGGACCGACGCCGGCCACGACGGGGCGGGCATAGTGACCCTCATGCTGCACACCTTCGTGGCCCCAGACGTGGACGCCGTGCGCAACAAGGTTCGCGGCCCCTTCCTGGAATACTTGAAGACTTCGACCGATCTCATTTCCAAGATGCGATGGGAGTTGACCGCCTTCGCCAAGGGCGATGACCGAAAAGAACAGGCGGCGCCGAACATGAGCCTGGCCGACCTGGAGCCGGAAGAGCTCGACGCCATCATGGAACATGCGTTCGATCGCTACTTCAAGACTGCGGGCTTGTTCGGATCTCCGACCTCCTGCATGGCCACGATCGAAAAACTGAAGCAATTTGGCGTCGATGAGATCGCCTGCCTGATCGACTTCGGAGTCGCGGCCGATGACGTGCTGGCCAGCCTTCCCTACCTGGACGAATTGCGTCGCATGTCCAATCCGTCCGTTACTCCGGTCTCGAACGCGCCGGTGCTGGATATTCCTTCGCAGATTCGTAGCCACGGCGTGACCCACCTTCAGGCCACCCCGTCCCTGGCAAGCATGCTGGTTGCGGACGAGGCCTCGCTCGACGCGTTGGGCTCGCTACGCAAGCTGCTTGTTGGCGGCGAACCACTGCCACGCACGCTGGTCGAGCGATTGCGGACAAGCTACCGGGGCGAAATCCACAACATGTACGGCCCCACGGAGACATGCATATGGTCAACCACCAGTCCGGTGGGTGGCGCCGATGATCCGATCACGATCGGAAGGCCGGTTGCAAACACCACGGTCTATGTGGTCGATCGATCCCTGCGGCCGCTGCCGGTCGGCGTACCCGGTGAAATCCTGATTGGGGGCGCCGGCGTAGCCCGAGGCTACCTGGAGCGACCTGAGCTGACCCTAGAGCGCTTTGTCCCCGATCCCTTTGGCGGTCCTGAATCTCGCCTCTACCGGACTGGCGATCTCGGGCAGTGGCTGCCCGATGGCACGCTTGCGTATTTGGGACGTCACGACCATCAAGTGAAGATCCGAGGTCACCGGATTGAGCCGGGCGAGATCGAGGCTGTATTGAATCGACATCCCTCGGTACGACAGAGCGCGGTCGTGGCCGGACCGGATGCGGCCGGCGCACAGCGGCTCATCGCTTACGTCGTCGCGCCCACCCAGGGCAGCGCTCCGACAACGGCGCACTGGGAGACGATCTGGGACGAGACTTACCGGCATGACGGCGCCTCGGAGACCGCAGGCTGGAGGAGCAGCTATACGGGCGATCCGATTCCCGAAGCCCAAATGCGCGAATGGATCGAATGCACGGCCGAACGGATTCAGCGGCTGCGCCCACGGCGCGTGCTCGAGGTAGGCTTCGGTACGGGTATGGTTCTCTTCCGCATCGCGCCGGGCTGCGAGCTTTATCACGGCATCGATCTGTCTGCGGCTGCTCTGGCGCGGGTGAAGGCTGAGGCCGATCGGCGAGGTCTGGGCGGCGTGGTTCTGGAGCAAAGGGCCGCCGACACGCTGGCTGCCCTCGAGGGCGGGCCTTTCGACACAATTGTTATCAACTCGGTCGTCCAATATTTCCCTGGTGTGGAGTATCTCCTCGACGTGCTGGTGGCGGCCTTCGAGCGGCTGGCCCCGGGTGGCGCGATCTTTGTGGGTGACGTGCGCAGCCGCGCGCTGCTGGAGGCGATGCTCTGCGAGATTGAGTTGCAGAAGGCCTCGTCCGACGCTCCCGCAGGTGAGCTTCAGGCCCGGTTGAAGAAACGGCTCGATGAAGAGTCGGAACTGGTGCTGGACCCCAACCTGTTCCTGTCGCTCCGGCAGCGGCTTCCCGAAGTCGAAGACGTGCAGGTGGAACTCAAGCTCGGCCGCCAGCCGAGCGAGATGACCCGCTTCCGCTACGACGTGGTGATCCGCAAGCGTGGTGGAATGCCGCGATTGCCAATGGTCACAAACACCAGGCGAGCCCCCGAGCCCTGCACGCTCGAGGCCCTGAAGACGATGGTGCGGTCCGAGCCGGCCTCGCTGCGTATTACCGGAATCCCCAACGCTCGGGTTTCGGCGCCGCTGGCCGCGCTGCGCGCACTCAACGCCCGCTCTCCCGCCGACCGGCTGGGTGAGATAGCCGTGGGCCCCTCCTCTCTGCCCTCGGGGATCGATCCCGAAGACGTGCGCGTACTCGACGCGAATTATGAGGTAGCCGTCGATTGGTCGGACGCAGGACCGGGATACTTCGATGCTGTCTTCCGGCTCCGAAAAGCGGCGGAAGCGGCCGTGGCTCCGACGGAAATGGCAGCGACGGAAAGAGCGTCACGCCGTGATCTCGCCGCGGCTGACTTGTCCACCTACGCAAATCGCCCCGCGTTGCGAGCGGTCGCGGGAGCGAATCTTGTGCCCGCACTGCGACAACATTTGCGCAGCTCCTTGCCTGAGTACATGATTCCCTCGGCATTCGTGCCGCTGGAGGCGCTGCCGCTGACGCCCAATGGCAAGCTTGATCGCCAGGGATTGCCTTCGCCGGACGGCGCGCGCCAGGAGACCGCCACGCCGTTTATTCCGCCCGCCACAGAAGTGGAGCGCAAGCTTGCTGCCATCTTCCGGGAATTGCTGGGAATGAACGAGATAGGGGTCGACGACAACTTCTTCGATCTGGGTGCCAATTCCTTGATGATGGTCCGGGTCGTCGAGAAGATCCGCGCGGAGCTGGGACTCAAGATGTCCCTTGTTCGTGTTTTCCAGTTTCCGACATTAGGCAGCTTGGCCGCCGCGATCGCAGGTTCCGAGACCGATCCCGGCCATGCTGCGGTCCCGCCGGAGCAAAATCGTGGCCAGCTTCGCAGGGAAATGATGCAGCGAAGACGCGAGGTACGCGGTGGCCGCTAG